In Streptomyces sp. NBC_00414, a single window of DNA contains:
- a CDS encoding winged helix-turn-helix domain-containing protein, with the protein MTSLPRPTAELSADEARRIALRAQGFLGAPDRRGGVRGVLRHLGAVQLDTISVLARSHELIPYARLGAVGRRTVDEAYWTPAPVGTTPPQPHAFEYWSHAACILPVEEWPHFAFRRRAYRARPHWNHALPDGTYEQVIKQLRAEGPLTATDLGGAKKTSEWWDWSGTKVAVERALMYGEVVCTERRGWKRVYDLAERAIPDPLLHDELDDAECLRRLVRLAGRSLGVGTRADIADYHRLKGEQVDAVIAESGLVPVTVEGWSKPAWADPEALVTPPRGRHRTTLLSPFDSLVWDRARTERIFAFTHRLEAYVPKPKRVYGYFAMPVLAGGRLVGRVDPAREGATLIAKQVTLETPKSVPAVAQALLEAATWVDCTNIRVERANTPALREALTTELARTLS; encoded by the coding sequence ATGACGAGTCTGCCGCGCCCGACCGCCGAACTCTCCGCCGACGAGGCCCGGCGCATCGCCCTGCGCGCGCAGGGGTTCCTCGGAGCCCCCGACCGCAGGGGCGGCGTCCGGGGCGTTCTGCGGCACCTGGGCGCGGTCCAGCTCGACACCATCTCCGTCCTGGCCCGCTCCCACGAACTCATCCCGTACGCCAGACTCGGCGCCGTGGGCCGCAGGACGGTCGACGAGGCGTACTGGACCCCGGCACCCGTAGGTACGACTCCCCCGCAGCCGCACGCCTTCGAGTACTGGTCGCACGCGGCCTGCATCCTGCCCGTCGAGGAGTGGCCGCACTTCGCCTTCCGCCGCCGCGCCTACCGCGCCCGCCCGCACTGGAACCACGCACTGCCGGACGGCACCTACGAGCAGGTCATCAAGCAGCTGCGAGCCGAAGGCCCGCTCACGGCCACCGACTTGGGCGGCGCGAAGAAGACCAGCGAGTGGTGGGACTGGTCGGGCACCAAGGTCGCCGTCGAGCGCGCGCTGATGTACGGCGAGGTGGTGTGCACGGAGCGCCGCGGCTGGAAGCGGGTGTACGACCTCGCCGAGCGGGCGATCCCGGACCCGCTGCTGCACGACGAGCTGGACGACGCGGAGTGCCTGCGCCGCCTGGTGCGGCTCGCGGGCCGGTCCCTGGGCGTCGGCACCCGCGCGGACATCGCCGACTACCACCGTCTCAAGGGCGAGCAGGTCGACGCGGTGATCGCGGAGTCGGGCCTGGTCCCGGTCACGGTGGAGGGCTGGTCGAAGCCGGCCTGGGCGGACCCCGAGGCGCTCGTGACGCCCCCGCGCGGCCGCCACCGCACCACGCTCCTGTCGCCCTTCGACTCCCTGGTCTGGGACCGGGCGCGCACGGAGCGGATCTTCGCCTTCACCCACCGCCTGGAGGCCTACGTCCCCAAGCCCAAGCGCGTGTACGGCTACTTCGCCATGCCGGTACTGGCCGGTGGCCGCCTGGTCGGCCGCGTGGACCCGGCCCGCGAGGGCGCCACCCTGATCGCCAAACAGGTCACCCTGGAAACCCCCAAGTCCGTCCCAGCGGTGGCCCAGGCCCTCCTGGAAGCAGCCACCTGGGTGGACTGCACAAACATCCGAGTAGAGCGAGCGAACACCCCGGCCCTGAGAGAAGCCCTCACAACAGAGCTGGCCCGAACACTGAGCTAG
- a CDS encoding response regulator transcription factor, producing the protein MADSFGPMRDEDADDGVVGMGPDAGSSRKEPIRVLVVDDHALFRRGLEIVLAAEEDIQVVGEAGDGAEAVDKAADLLPDIVLMDVRMPKRGGIEACTSIKEVAPSAKIIMLTISDEEADLYDAIKAGATGYLLKEISTDEVATAIRAVADGQSQISPSMASKLLTEFKSMIQRTDERRLVPAPRLTERELEVLKLVATGMNNRDIAKELFISENTVKNHVRNILEKLQLHSRMEAVVYAMREKILEIR; encoded by the coding sequence ATGGCGGACAGCTTCGGACCGATGCGTGACGAAGATGCCGACGACGGCGTCGTCGGCATGGGCCCGGACGCGGGCTCCTCACGCAAGGAGCCCATTCGGGTCCTTGTCGTGGATGACCATGCCCTCTTCCGCCGCGGCCTGGAGATCGTGCTCGCCGCCGAGGAGGACATCCAGGTCGTCGGGGAGGCGGGGGACGGGGCCGAGGCGGTCGACAAGGCCGCCGATCTGCTGCCCGACATCGTGCTGATGGACGTACGGATGCCGAAGCGCGGCGGGATCGAGGCGTGCACCTCCATCAAGGAGGTCGCTCCCAGTGCGAAGATCATCATGCTGACGATCAGCGACGAGGAGGCCGACCTCTACGACGCGATCAAGGCGGGGGCCACGGGTTATCTCCTGAAGGAGATCTCCACGGACGAAGTGGCCACGGCCATTCGGGCGGTTGCCGACGGTCAGTCGCAGATCAGCCCTTCGATGGCGTCGAAGCTGCTCACCGAGTTCAAGTCGATGATCCAGCGCACGGACGAGCGGCGGCTTGTGCCGGCGCCTCGGCTCACGGAGCGTGAGCTGGAGGTCTTGAAGCTGGTGGCCACCGGGATGAACAACCGGGATATCGCCAAGGAGTTGTTCATCTCCGAGAACACCGTGAAGAACCATGTGCGCAACATCCTGGAGAAGTTGCAGTTGCACTCCAGGATGGAGGCCGTGGTGTACGCGATGCGGGAGAAGATTCTTGAGATTCGCTAG
- a CDS encoding GNAT family N-acetyltransferase, translating to MDPVTLTSERLLLRTVGAHDTDAVFDAVQDPDIQRWTTIPSPYLREHATAFTEQMVPDGWADCSMFTFGVFLPVGGELVGMLALTMRSLGVGEIGFWATKEHRGNGYITEAALTASRWAFTQRAMDRVEWRAEVGNTGSLAVAERAGFVLEGTLRAGVNNKGVRRDCWVGSLLPSDLGLPSTAPYLPAPPQS from the coding sequence ATGGACCCCGTCACACTGACTTCCGAACGACTCCTGCTGCGCACGGTGGGAGCACACGACACCGACGCCGTGTTCGACGCCGTCCAGGATCCCGACATCCAGCGCTGGACCACGATCCCGTCGCCCTATCTGCGCGAGCACGCCACGGCCTTCACCGAGCAGATGGTGCCCGACGGGTGGGCGGACTGCTCGATGTTCACCTTCGGTGTCTTCCTGCCCGTCGGCGGTGAACTCGTCGGCATGCTCGCCCTCACGATGCGCTCCCTGGGAGTCGGTGAGATCGGTTTCTGGGCGACGAAGGAGCACCGGGGCAACGGCTACATCACGGAGGCGGCGCTCACCGCCTCCCGCTGGGCTTTCACCCAGCGGGCCATGGACCGCGTCGAGTGGCGGGCGGAGGTCGGCAACACGGGCTCCCTCGCGGTCGCCGAACGCGCCGGCTTCGTCCTTGAGGGCACCCTCCGCGCGGGCGTCAACAACAAGGGCGTACGCCGCGACTGCTGGGTCGGCTCCCTGCTCCCCTCGGACCTGGGACTGCCGTCGACGGCGCCGTACCTTCCCGCGCCCCCGCAGAGCTGA
- a CDS encoding ComF family protein, whose protein sequence is MRGWWQDLTDLVLPAECGGCGRPRTVLCPECRAALTGDVPSRVRPDPEPPGLPVVHAAAPYEDQMRAALLAHKERGALMLAGPLGAALAGAVRAGLGPGGRDGTAGSRAPVLLVPVPSARWAVRARGHDPARRLALAAAAELRRTGTPARVVAVLRQRRAVADQSGLNSWQRLDNLAGALEVAPGGARLLAGGGRAVLVDDLMTTGASLAEAARALRVVLPEKDGFYGRVTRGTAGEGARRTTMAGVVRPEAVREKGSANSAEDGVGAAVVAASPASFEINRN, encoded by the coding sequence ATGCGGGGGTGGTGGCAGGACCTCACCGACCTGGTGCTTCCGGCCGAGTGCGGAGGCTGTGGACGGCCTCGCACGGTGCTCTGCCCGGAGTGCCGTGCCGCCCTGACGGGGGACGTACCGAGCCGTGTGCGACCGGACCCCGAGCCACCGGGGCTGCCGGTGGTGCACGCGGCGGCTCCGTACGAGGACCAGATGCGGGCGGCGCTCCTCGCCCACAAGGAACGAGGGGCGCTGATGCTCGCAGGGCCGCTGGGAGCGGCCCTGGCGGGCGCTGTGCGGGCAGGGCTCGGGCCCGGCGGTCGCGATGGGACGGCGGGCTCCCGGGCGCCGGTGCTGCTCGTTCCCGTGCCGTCGGCGCGGTGGGCGGTGCGGGCGCGAGGACACGATCCGGCACGGCGGCTCGCGCTCGCCGCGGCGGCCGAGCTGCGGCGGACCGGGACACCCGCCCGGGTGGTGGCCGTGCTGCGGCAGCGGCGTGCCGTGGCCGACCAGTCGGGGCTCAACTCGTGGCAGCGGCTGGACAATCTCGCGGGCGCTCTGGAGGTGGCGCCGGGGGGCGCACGGCTGTTGGCCGGCGGCGGCCGGGCCGTTCTCGTCGACGACTTGATGACGACGGGCGCGTCCTTGGCCGAGGCCGCGCGGGCCCTGCGGGTCGTTCTCCCGGAAAAAGACGGATTCTACGGACGGGTAACACGCGGAACGGCGGGGGAAGGGGCGAGACGGACAACGATGGCAGGTGTAGTCCGACCAGAAGCGGTCAGGGAAAAGGGGAGCGCGAACAGCGCGGAGGACGGGGTCGGCGCGGCCGTGGTCGCGGCATCTCCAGCTTCTTTCGAAATAAACCGGAACTGA
- the hpf gene encoding ribosome hibernation-promoting factor, HPF/YfiA family: protein MDIVVKGRKTEVPERFRKHVAEKLKLEKIQKLDGKVISLDVEVSKELNPRQADRSDRVEITLHSRGPVIRAEAAASDPYAALDLAADKLEARLRKQHDKRYTRRGARRISASEVADHVPDAATLDGNGSVVHDEEPEAVPTKKIGSLEVKGDGPLVVREKTHVASPMTLDQALYEMELVGHDFYLFVDSETKEPSVVYRRHAYDYGVIHLNTDPMVAEAQQGPPGGALGG, encoded by the coding sequence GTGGACATCGTCGTCAAGGGCCGCAAGACCGAGGTGCCAGAGCGGTTCCGCAAGCACGTGGCCGAGAAGCTGAAGCTGGAGAAGATCCAGAAGCTCGATGGCAAGGTGATCAGCCTCGACGTCGAGGTGTCCAAGGAGCTGAACCCCCGGCAGGCCGACCGCTCCGACCGAGTGGAGATCACGCTTCACTCCCGCGGTCCGGTGATCCGGGCGGAGGCAGCGGCAAGCGATCCGTACGCGGCGCTGGACCTGGCGGCGGACAAGCTGGAAGCACGACTGCGCAAGCAGCACGACAAGCGGTACACGCGCCGCGGCGCCCGCAGGATCTCGGCCTCCGAGGTCGCCGACCACGTCCCGGACGCGGCGACCCTCGACGGGAACGGCAGCGTCGTCCACGACGAAGAGCCCGAGGCGGTGCCGACCAAGAAGATCGGCTCGCTCGAGGTGAAGGGTGACGGCCCCCTCGTCGTCCGCGAGAAGACCCATGTCGCGTCCCCGATGACGCTCGACCAGGCGCTCTACGAGATGGAGCTGGTCGGGCACGACTTCTACTTGTTCGTCGACTCCGAGACCAAGGAACCGAGTGTCGTCTACCGGCGGCACGCGTACGACTACGGCGTCATCCACCTCAACACGGACCCGATGGTCGCCGAGGCGCAGCAGGGCCCGCCCGGTGGGGCGCTCGGTGGCTGA